A portion of the uncultured Draconibacterium sp. genome contains these proteins:
- the trkA gene encoding Trk system potassium transporter TrkA — MKVVIAGAGEVGTHLARMLTNENHDITLLDDSPEKLAKISSEVDLMTIAGSAHSFQDLKSTELAKSDLFIAVTPFEERNVLACSMASYLGVSRTIARINNSEYLQERYRAKLNNLGINELIYPESLAAKEIVASVKQTATRQLIEFSNGKLIMMGIKVRENAPILNKTFEELSQENQHLLVVAINRDNETIIPNGTDFIKNGDIVFFVTTPAEQNNVYELTGKKLFEVKNIMFLGGSRIAQKAIEKLGENYRIKVIEGDRKRCEKIADKYENVLVINGDGRNLNLLREEGIEKMDAFVATTGNSETNILGCHLAKTFGVRRTVAEVENLAYMNLADNMDIGSIFNKKLIAAGYIYRFTLNAEISKVKCLTASDAEVFEFIAKPGAKITQKSIKDLDFPEEAKIGGVIRGNMGYIAHGYTQIQEGDKVVVFTLPSGIKKLEKFFK, encoded by the coding sequence ATGAAAGTTGTTATTGCGGGTGCCGGCGAAGTTGGAACACATTTGGCAAGAATGTTAACCAACGAAAATCATGATATTACTTTACTGGATGATTCTCCGGAAAAACTGGCGAAGATTAGCAGTGAGGTGGACTTAATGACAATAGCGGGCTCAGCCCACTCTTTTCAGGATTTGAAAAGTACTGAACTGGCAAAATCCGATTTATTTATTGCTGTTACACCATTTGAGGAACGAAATGTTTTGGCCTGTTCAATGGCATCGTACCTGGGTGTTAGCCGCACAATTGCACGAATAAACAACTCGGAATACCTGCAGGAAAGATACCGCGCAAAACTTAACAACCTGGGAATAAACGAATTGATTTACCCCGAAAGTTTAGCTGCAAAAGAAATTGTTGCGTCGGTAAAACAAACTGCCACACGCCAATTAATCGAGTTTTCGAACGGAAAACTGATTATGATGGGAATTAAAGTGCGCGAAAATGCACCGATTCTGAATAAAACCTTCGAAGAATTATCGCAGGAAAATCAGCATTTGTTAGTAGTAGCAATCAACCGCGACAATGAAACCATTATTCCAAATGGCACTGATTTTATAAAAAATGGTGACATTGTATTTTTTGTTACCACTCCGGCCGAACAAAATAACGTATACGAATTAACCGGCAAGAAACTTTTTGAGGTTAAGAACATTATGTTTTTGGGAGGTAGCCGAATTGCCCAAAAAGCCATTGAAAAACTGGGCGAAAACTACCGCATAAAAGTTATTGAAGGCGACCGCAAAAGATGCGAGAAAATTGCCGACAAATACGAAAATGTTCTGGTAATTAACGGCGACGGACGAAACCTGAATTTGTTGCGCGAAGAAGGAATTGAAAAGATGGATGCTTTTGTGGCAACCACCGGAAATTCAGAAACAAATATTTTAGGATGCCATCTGGCAAAAACATTTGGTGTACGCCGAACAGTTGCCGAGGTAGAAAACCTGGCCTATATGAACCTGGCTGACAATATGGATATCGGGAGCATTTTTAATAAAAAACTGATTGCCGCAGGCTACATTTATCGTTTTACACTTAATGCTGAAATTTCGAAAGTAAAATGTTTAACTGCCTCTGACGCCGAGGTTTTTGAGTTTATTGCCAAGCCGGGAGCGAAAATCACACAAAAATCCATTAAAGACCTTGACTTCCCTGAAGAAGCAAAAATCGGAGGTGTAATTCGTGGAAACATGGGTTACATTGCACACGGTTACACTCAAATTCAGGAAGGTGATAAAGTTGTGGTATTCACCCTTCCTTCAGGAATTAAAAAGCTGGAGAAATTCTTTAAATAA